The genomic DNA ACAGAGATGATGTATCTTGAGATCCATTACTTATCGACACAATGATTTTCTCTGTTTGTGCCAAGGAATATGACGACAACACCGTGGTAAACATCAGGAGAAAACAACATGATATAACTCCTCCAAAATGCAGACGTCCTCTGTTCTGATAGCGTCCCATATACACCTCCTTACGCCAAATCATCAAAAAAAGTGATGCAAGCCCCCTTGTGGCTTCAGTGCTGAACAAAGACTATGCCATGTATATGCCAAATTGAAAACCAAATCGGAATATTATTTATTACAAAAAAAAGAGACCCAGCCGTGGAAATTTGTCGCCACACTGGGTCTCGTTCAACCGTCACTATGGGGAAATACTATCAGAGTGCGGAAATATCCGTGACACCTTATAGTTGATTAATTGTGTACGCGAAATACCAGAGCTTTGAGGTAACGCGTTTCATCCATTGCTGGATGCACAGGATGATCAGGACCCTGACCACCTGCATATACCATTTGCAGTGAACGCCCGGCATTGATACCAGCTTTTCGCGCAACATCACGCAAGTCTTTATCTGAAACATGGCTTGAACACGAACATGACATCAATATCGCATCATCAGTCAAGCATTCCATGGCAAGCCGGTTGACGCGTTCATACGCGACAAGCCCTTTCTTGAAATCCTTTTTACGTTTCACAAAGGCAGGAGGGTCGAGACAGATAACATCGAATTGTTCTCCCGCGTCGATAAAGCCGTTCAAGGCATCTTCCACATCAGCGGGTTGTGCTGTCACAGTTGAGGCTCCATTCCGTACTGCATTCTCACGAATAGCGGCTACCGCCAAGGGAGAGGAGTCCACACAAATTACTTCAGCGGCTCCGGCCAATCCAGCTTGAATGCCGAAAGCGCCAGCGTATGAGTATAGATCAAGCACACGCTTCTCCCGGCACAATCCCGCCAGGCGTAACCGGTTGTCCCGCATGTCGAAAAACCATCCGGTTTTCTGGCCATGTTTCGCATCGACCATAAATTCGGCTCCAGCTTCATTGACAACAAGCTTTTCCGGAGCTTCGCCATAAAGATCACGATGTTCGCGTTCGCGTTCGAGTCCTTCCAGACTGCGCACAGCCGCGTCATTTGCAGCAAGAACGGCACGAGGAGCAAACATGTCGACCAAGACCGAAGTCACCAAATCAATGCGGCGCTCAATGCCGGCTGTCGTTGCCTGAAGCACAAAAACATCGTTGAATCGGTCCACGACCAATCCGGGAAGAAAGTCACCTTCTCCATACACCAGACGATAACATGATTCCCTGTAAAATCGTTGTCGTAGAGACACAGCCGACGCAATGCGCCGAGCAATCAATGCCTCATCAAGGCGATCGCCTTCATCGTATCCCACGATTCGGGCGCAGATAAGCGCTCCGGGATTGACATAGCCTACACCAAGAGGTCGGCCAGATGCGGCCATTATTAACGCTTCATCCCCCGGAGCAAAGTCCGCAAGAGGAGAACGTGTCGTATCCACTTCGTTACTGAAGACCCATAAATGTCCGGCTCGAAGCCGTCGATCCTCGCCTTTTCTCAGGTACAGTCGTTTCATGGCCCCCTTCTACCAGGGGCTGAGGTGGGATGGAAGAAGAAAGAGCGTAGCCAAAGAATACGTATCATTGTCGACACCGTACGCTTTGCAAACAAAAATTCTGCGATTCCTTTTTGGTGAGAGTTCGCCCTTCTCTCCAATGAGTTGATGTTGCCCGTCAAGAGTTATATGCATGTGACCAATCAGAACATCACAACCGGCGAATCATCAACCCCTCTGAGCCTTCCACAGGAGTTCCACATGACAGATTCTCTCTCGAAACTACGCCAGTTTGTATTATTTGCTCCGTTGCACGAAGACGACCTGGCGGAGTTAGCGCATTTTATCGAAGAACGGCATTTTACATTAGGGGAATATCTCTTTCGTAGCAACACACCTCGGCAGGAATGCTTCTTCATTCTTTCCGGAGAAGTGGAGATTGTAAAAGGAGATTACGAAAATCGTGTGCTTGGACGTATCGGAGAAGGGAGCGTCGTAGGAGAAGGACTTATCCTCGCTGAAGAAACCCACCGGAACTCCTGTCTCGCAGTGGTTCCAACGACAGCACTCTCCATTGGTAAGCCGGGCCTGGAAACCTTTTTCACAGAACGTCCCGAAGCCGCTCGTCTCATCCTTACACAAATTGTAAGTCTCACGACGGATCGCTTGCAACGCGCCGGCAATGTGGCCACATTGGGGTGTGCAACCGGCCTCTTCGGCGGAAAAACTCGACGCGAGCATGACCTTTTAGGGGAGAAGGATGTTCCCTCCGATGCATACTTCGGCATTCAAACATTGCGTGCGCTGGAGAACTATCACATCACCGGCATCCCGTTGTTCCATTTTCCGAATCTCATCAAGGCTCTGGCCTATGTGAAAAAGGCCGCAGCCAAGGCCAATATCAAACTCAAAGAGCTTGATCCTGACGTTGGACGCGCGATCATTGCTGCTTGCGATGAAATTTTGGAAGAAAAACTTCACGATCATTTTGTTGTGGATATGATTCAAGGCGGTGCTGGAACGTCCACCAACATGAACGCCAACGAAGTCATTGCGAACCGTGCCCTTGAAATTCTTGGGCACAACCGTGGTCACTACGACAAACTTCACCCCAATACGCATGTCAATATGGCACAGTCCACAAACGATGCGTATCCGACGGCTCTACGCCTTGCCATTTTGCTCAGCTATTCAGAACTGACTGAGGCACTCTCCGGATTGGCATACGAACTCAAACAAAAGGCTGTAGAATTTTCAGATATTATTAAAATGGGTCGTACCCAACTCCAGGACGCGGTTCCCATGACGCTGGGCCAAGAATTCGATGGCTTCCGTGTGACGATCAAGGAAGATATTGATCGCATTCGAGACGCGGCCGACCTCTTCTGTGAAGTCAACCTCGGGGCAACCGCCATTGGCACAGGCATCAATGCCCGATCCGATTATGCCGGCCTTGCTGTTGAAGAACTGGCGCGTATGACCAACCTGAGCTTGAAACCGGCGGAAAATCTTGTTGAAGCGACCTCGGATATGGGGGCATTCGTGGCCTTTTCCGGTATGCTCAAACGCCTTGCCGTCAAGTTGTCGAAAATCTGCAACGACCTGCGTTTGCTGAGTAGTGGCCCTCGGACCGGGATCAATGAAATCAACCTGCCTCCCATGGCACCGGGGTCATCCATCATGCCGGGGAAAGTCAATCCCGTCATTCCCGAAGTGGTGAACCAGGTAGCCTTCCAAGTCATCGGCAACGACATAGCCATTACCATGGCTGCCGAAGCCGGTCAGCTTCAACTCAACGTCATGGAGCCGTTGATAGCCTTTAATACCTTTCAGTCATTAACCATGCTCACCAGAGCCGTCTCCACGCTCACCAGTCGGTGCATCAGCGGCATCACAGCTAACGCTGACGTTTGCCGTGCCAGTGTGGAACGCAGTATCGGTATTGTCACAGCCCTCAATCCGGCTATTGGCTATGAAAACGCAACACGCATAGCCAAGAACGCCTTGGAAACGGGACGTGGCGTACTTGAACTTGTGCTTGAAGAAGGATTACTCGACAAGGAACAGGTCGAAGATTTGCTGTCCCCCGAGTCCATGACCAAACCTCGGCGATAAACCGACCCTTTACGCCACAATTGCAAAGGATTGTACATCATGACCGAACCTCACCCCCTGCTTGATGACGTCTTCCACTGGGGAGCCGATCTTGTCGCGGTTGCCGATACGACACGGTTGGCCGGCATTGAAACCGAGCCAGCAGGATTGCTTGACGGATTTCCGCGTGCTGTTTCCATGGCAGTACGCCTTTCCAGTGCCATCGTGGACCAGACCAAGACCGGACCGACGCCGCTGTATTCGCAGCATTACATCCGTGTGAACAACCTGCTGGACGATCTTGCCGTTCGCCTCACGAACCGACTTCAAGAAGAAGGTGCACGGGCACTCCCGCTTCCGGCGAGTCAAATCTTATGCGAAACACGCTTTACCTCCTACTTATCGCATAAAGCTGTCGCGATTGCCGCTGGCTTGGGATGGCAAGGCAAGTCGTTATTGCTTGTCACCCCGCAATATGGTCCACGGGTCAGGCTGGTTACGGTGTTGACCGACCACCCCTTGCCGCCTAATGAGCCGCTCACCAATCATTGTGGAAAATGCACCGCCTGCACCGATGCCTGTCCAGCCGGAGCCATCAAGAATGTCAACACTCAACTCCATTACGCCACCCGAAATGAAGCGGTCGACTTGGACGCTTGCGTCAGAAAACTCAGGGAATTCTCCACGCAGGACCATATTCGCCCGTATATTTGTGGAGTCTGTGTCAGCGCATGCCCATGGGGAAAACCAAAGACGCGTCGTCAAAATCACTAACCGGCATTTGGCCGACGTATCATCCAGCGCACGCCGGCCTAAAAGAGCACCAAGCACCACAATACATCGTGGGCCAGCTCGCTTGGAAAGCATACCCAACTCGTGTAGCCAAGGTGGTAAGGAACGATCATCGCATGATAAAAAAACTGATTCTGAAAAACTTTCTCGCACACGGCGATACCGAGATCGAATTTACACCAGGCCTCAATATTCTATCCGGCCCCAACAATA from Desulfovibrio inopinatus DSM 10711 includes the following:
- a CDS encoding class I SAM-dependent rRNA methyltransferase encodes the protein MKRLYLRKGEDRRLRAGHLWVFSNEVDTTRSPLADFAPGDEALIMAASGRPLGVGYVNPGALICARIVGYDEGDRLDEALIARRIASAVSLRQRFYRESCYRLVYGEGDFLPGLVVDRFNDVFVLQATTAGIERRIDLVTSVLVDMFAPRAVLAANDAAVRSLEGLEREREHRDLYGEAPEKLVVNEAGAEFMVDAKHGQKTGWFFDMRDNRLRLAGLCREKRVLDLYSYAGAFGIQAGLAGAAEVICVDSSPLAVAAIRENAVRNGASTVTAQPADVEDALNGFIDAGEQFDVICLDPPAFVKRKKDFKKGLVAYERVNRLAMECLTDDAILMSCSCSSHVSDKDLRDVARKAGINAGRSLQMVYAGGQGPDHPVHPAMDETRYLKALVFRVHN
- the aspA gene encoding aspartate ammonia-lyase — encoded protein: MTDSLSKLRQFVLFAPLHEDDLAELAHFIEERHFTLGEYLFRSNTPRQECFFILSGEVEIVKGDYENRVLGRIGEGSVVGEGLILAEETHRNSCLAVVPTTALSIGKPGLETFFTERPEAARLILTQIVSLTTDRLQRAGNVATLGCATGLFGGKTRREHDLLGEKDVPSDAYFGIQTLRALENYHITGIPLFHFPNLIKALAYVKKAAAKANIKLKELDPDVGRAIIAACDEILEEKLHDHFVVDMIQGGAGTSTNMNANEVIANRALEILGHNRGHYDKLHPNTHVNMAQSTNDAYPTALRLAILLSYSELTEALSGLAYELKQKAVEFSDIIKMGRTQLQDAVPMTLGQEFDGFRVTIKEDIDRIRDAADLFCEVNLGATAIGTGINARSDYAGLAVEELARMTNLSLKPAENLVEATSDMGAFVAFSGMLKRLAVKLSKICNDLRLLSSGPRTGINEINLPPMAPGSSIMPGKVNPVIPEVVNQVAFQVIGNDIAITMAAEAGQLQLNVMEPLIAFNTFQSLTMLTRAVSTLTSRCISGITANADVCRASVERSIGIVTALNPAIGYENATRIAKNALETGRGVLELVLEEGLLDKEQVEDLLSPESMTKPRR
- a CDS encoding 4Fe-4S double cluster binding domain-containing protein, translated to MTEPHPLLDDVFHWGADLVAVADTTRLAGIETEPAGLLDGFPRAVSMAVRLSSAIVDQTKTGPTPLYSQHYIRVNNLLDDLAVRLTNRLQEEGARALPLPASQILCETRFTSYLSHKAVAIAAGLGWQGKSLLLVTPQYGPRVRLVTVLTDHPLPPNEPLTNHCGKCTACTDACPAGAIKNVNTQLHYATRNEAVDLDACVRKLREFSTQDHIRPYICGVCVSACPWGKPKTRRQNH